In Halobacillus amylolyticus, the following proteins share a genomic window:
- a CDS encoding sulfite exporter TauE/SafE family protein, which translates to MIILALIFLGFAASTYGTIIGAGGGFLFVPVLVTFYDISPEAAAATGLAIVFINAVAGLPIFFKQRRVLLRTGLLLAFGAFPGTFIGGELVKYSPDAVFYTLFAALLVGLGLFLSLKKPSQVKNQLTTSEENPQDKQNDDHALNLWKLLGIGAALGIVSSFFGIGGGWLLVPILTYGLGFSIKTATATSIFSLALYSLVGLLPSIATGAVQWSIVAWSGIGVLVGAQVGAILSKKVKGVTITRLLSALVIIMGVNMIFQI; encoded by the coding sequence TTGATTATCCTAGCACTGATTTTTTTAGGATTTGCGGCAAGTACGTATGGGACAATCATAGGTGCGGGCGGCGGGTTCTTGTTTGTACCAGTATTAGTAACATTCTATGATATCTCACCAGAAGCTGCTGCTGCCACAGGTTTGGCCATTGTATTTATAAATGCAGTAGCCGGTTTGCCTATATTTTTCAAACAACGAAGAGTTTTGCTTCGAACAGGGCTGTTACTTGCATTTGGAGCTTTCCCGGGAACGTTTATCGGCGGGGAATTGGTAAAGTATAGTCCGGATGCTGTATTTTACACCCTATTCGCCGCTCTTCTAGTAGGTCTAGGCTTATTCCTAAGTTTGAAAAAGCCTTCCCAAGTAAAGAATCAACTAACAACCTCAGAAGAAAATCCACAAGATAAGCAAAACGATGATCATGCTCTAAACTTATGGAAGCTGCTTGGAATCGGAGCTGCTCTTGGCATTGTTTCTTCTTTTTTCGGAATTGGAGGCGGATGGCTCCTGGTGCCCATCCTAACTTATGGGTTAGGTTTTTCTATAAAAACTGCCACGGCTACCTCTATCTTTTCACTTGCTTTGTATTCACTAGTAGGTCTACTTCCTTCCATTGCGACTGGTGCAGTGCAATGGTCTATTGTTGCGTGGAGCGGTATAGGGGTGCTTGTAGGTGCCCAGGTCGGAGCCATTCTCTCGAAAAAGGTGAAAGGCGTCACCATTACTCGACTGCTTTCTGCTCTGGTCATCATAATGGGGGTTAATATGATTTTTCAAATCTAA
- a CDS encoding phosphotriesterase family protein, whose translation MGMVETVRGPLATAKLGKTLIHEHFYFGYPGFQGDMTLGTFDFEEKKQKGVEVARMMQQQGVQTVVDPTPNECGRNVKLLQAVSEETGLNIICATGFYYEGEGATPYFKFRQQLGTAEEEIYEMFMEEITNGIEGTGIKPGIIKLASSKGEITEYEKMFFRAAVRAQKETGIVLLTHTQEGTMGPEQASFLIEEGAEPSKIVIGHMCGATDINQHLWTLNQGVYIALDRFGLQGSVGAPMDEARMTVLMGLLGQGYEEQIFLSHDTVNVWWGRDPVMPEAVQHLLQNWKPDHIFRRILPDLKKSGVTEAQVLQMFEQNSAALFSS comes from the coding sequence ATGGGAATGGTAGAAACTGTGCGTGGACCGCTTGCAACGGCCAAACTTGGGAAAACATTAATTCATGAGCATTTTTATTTTGGCTATCCAGGTTTTCAAGGAGATATGACCCTCGGAACATTTGACTTTGAAGAAAAGAAGCAAAAGGGTGTGGAAGTTGCTCGGATGATGCAGCAGCAGGGTGTTCAGACCGTTGTGGATCCGACGCCGAATGAATGTGGAAGGAATGTCAAGCTTCTGCAAGCTGTATCAGAGGAAACTGGACTAAATATTATTTGTGCTACAGGATTTTATTATGAAGGGGAAGGGGCCACTCCTTATTTTAAGTTCCGTCAGCAGCTAGGTACAGCCGAAGAAGAAATATACGAAATGTTCATGGAAGAAATCACTAACGGCATTGAAGGAACAGGCATCAAACCCGGTATCATTAAGTTGGCTTCTAGCAAAGGGGAAATTACTGAATATGAAAAGATGTTTTTCCGAGCGGCAGTAAGAGCGCAAAAAGAAACAGGTATTGTCTTGCTCACCCATACTCAAGAAGGAACGATGGGGCCAGAACAAGCTTCTTTTCTGATTGAAGAAGGCGCTGAACCATCGAAAATTGTGATTGGACACATGTGTGGCGCCACGGACATCAATCAGCATCTCTGGACGTTAAATCAAGGTGTCTACATTGCATTAGACCGGTTTGGGTTACAAGGAAGTGTCGGCGCGCCAATGGACGAAGCAAGAATGACGGTATTGATGGGGCTTTTGGGACAAGGTTATGAAGAACAAATCTTTCTTTCTCATGACACAGTAAATGTTTGGTGGGGACGAGACCCAGTTATGCCAGAAGCTGTCCAACATCTTCTTCAAAATTGGAAGCCCGATCATATTTTCAGGCGTATTCTTCCTGATTTGAAGAAGAGTGGGGTAACGGAAGCCCAAGTTCTACAAATGTTCGAGCAAAATTCGGCTGCACTTTTTTCCTCATGA
- a CDS encoding long-chain-fatty-acid--CoA ligase, translated as MEQVWKSHYPENIQTEVEIPNVPLTDILEQSAKQFPNNPALSFYGNETSYQELTLQTAAFASSLQNEGVKKGDRVAVMLPNCPHYVISYYGTLKAGAVVTQVNPMLVDRELEHILSDSGAETIVIYAPLLPVLEKIKSNTSIKNVVVVQFDGDYEQAKDETEFTAFLKKSPGPPASVSIDPSEDLAVLQYTGGTTGRSKGAMLTHRNVVANVVQTNEYFKDEVNMGKERYLTVIPLFHVFGMTSCMNLSIYTASKNIMLPRFELEEVLETIKKEQPTFFPGVPTMYVAITNHPRAEEYGIDSIRVCNSGSAPMPQELMRNFEAKTGARVFEGYGLSESSPVTHCNPLFAERKPGSVGIGVPSTDYKIVDVESGTEEMPVGETGEVILKGPQVMKGYWNMPEETENTLRDGWLYTGDIARVDDEGYLYIIDRKKDLIIAGGFNIYPRDVEEVIYEHEAVQEAVVVGVPDAYRGETVRAVIVLKEGKSATEEELIAYCRQNMAAYKVPRELEFRNELPKTNVGKILRRSIREEATKKA; from the coding sequence ATGGAACAAGTATGGAAGAGTCACTATCCGGAAAATATTCAGACAGAAGTGGAAATTCCTAATGTGCCGCTTACCGACATCTTAGAGCAGTCGGCCAAGCAGTTCCCAAACAACCCTGCTTTATCATTCTATGGAAATGAAACCAGTTATCAAGAATTAACTCTACAGACAGCTGCTTTTGCTTCATCGTTACAAAACGAAGGGGTCAAGAAAGGTGATCGGGTAGCAGTTATGCTGCCAAATTGTCCGCATTATGTGATCAGTTATTATGGTACGTTGAAGGCAGGTGCTGTCGTTACTCAAGTGAATCCGATGCTTGTTGATCGTGAGCTTGAACATATTTTATCAGATTCAGGGGCGGAAACGATCGTTATCTATGCTCCACTTTTACCTGTACTTGAGAAAATAAAAAGTAATACTTCAATCAAAAATGTGGTTGTTGTACAGTTTGATGGAGATTATGAACAAGCAAAAGATGAAACCGAGTTTACAGCCTTTTTGAAAAAGTCTCCAGGCCCTCCGGCATCTGTGTCAATCGATCCGAGTGAAGATCTTGCAGTATTGCAATATACAGGAGGTACAACTGGGCGATCAAAAGGAGCGATGCTCACACATAGAAATGTTGTGGCAAACGTTGTCCAGACGAATGAATATTTCAAAGATGAAGTGAATATGGGAAAAGAGCGTTATTTAACGGTAATTCCTCTTTTTCATGTGTTTGGTATGACCTCCTGTATGAACCTTTCGATTTACACAGCCTCAAAGAACATTATGCTTCCTCGCTTCGAATTGGAGGAAGTCCTTGAAACAATCAAAAAGGAGCAGCCAACCTTTTTCCCAGGAGTGCCAACGATGTATGTCGCGATAACGAATCATCCAAGAGCAGAGGAGTATGGTATTGATAGCATACGAGTTTGCAATAGCGGGAGTGCGCCGATGCCGCAGGAGTTAATGCGTAACTTTGAAGCAAAAACGGGAGCCAGGGTTTTCGAAGGTTATGGATTATCAGAAAGCTCCCCTGTTACACATTGTAATCCGTTGTTTGCTGAACGAAAGCCGGGAAGTGTTGGCATTGGTGTTCCGTCAACGGACTATAAGATTGTTGATGTCGAAAGTGGAACGGAAGAAATGCCAGTAGGAGAAACAGGGGAAGTCATACTTAAAGGTCCGCAGGTTATGAAAGGCTACTGGAACATGCCTGAAGAAACTGAAAACACACTTCGCGACGGCTGGCTCTACACAGGGGATATTGCTCGGGTTGATGATGAAGGTTATTTGTACATCATTGATCGAAAAAAAGATCTGATCATTGCGGGTGGCTTTAACATCTATCCACGAGATGTCGAAGAGGTAATCTATGAGCACGAAGCTGTCCAAGAGGCTGTGGTTGTTGGTGTACCGGATGCATACCGTGGGGAAACTGTTCGTGCTGTCATCGTATTAAAAGAAGGCAAGTCAGCAACCGAGGAAGAACTTATTGCGTACTGTCGTCAAAACATGGCTGCCTATAAGGTACCGCGTGAACTCGAATTTCGAAATGAATTGCCAAAAACAAATGTCGGTAAAATTCTAAGGAGATCAATCAGGGAGGAAGCAACTAAAAAAGCTTAA
- a CDS encoding VOC family protein, which yields MEQQFFEEPNTFVGHVELKVQQLERSIKFYKDIIGFQILEQSKTRAVLSADGKTSLLTIEQPEDVKSREANTSGLYHFAILLPNRLELAKVLKHFTKHNQKLGASDHLVSEALYLNDPDGNGIEVYSDRPSSTWNWQNNEVVMTVDPLDAQDILGELEGESWEGLPVGTVMGHIHLHVSELQETEEFYNKLGFDVISRLGQQALFMSTGNYHHHIGLNTWTGVGAPASSEKSVGLTSFSLVFPSEKARGRVVEQVQGLGYEVLKEHGIFVTKDPSGNSVKLSV from the coding sequence ATGGAACAGCAATTTTTTGAAGAACCAAATACATTTGTAGGTCATGTTGAATTGAAAGTTCAACAATTAGAACGATCTATTAAATTTTATAAAGATATCATCGGTTTTCAAATCTTGGAACAATCAAAAACGAGGGCAGTACTGTCAGCTGATGGTAAAACCTCTTTACTAACCATTGAACAGCCAGAGGATGTGAAATCAAGAGAAGCAAATACATCAGGTTTATATCATTTTGCGATTTTACTGCCGAACCGTTTAGAATTGGCGAAGGTACTAAAGCACTTTACTAAGCACAACCAAAAGTTAGGGGCATCAGACCATCTAGTAAGTGAAGCCCTTTATTTGAACGATCCCGATGGCAATGGAATCGAGGTTTATTCTGATCGGCCATCCTCCACATGGAATTGGCAAAACAATGAAGTGGTCATGACAGTAGATCCATTAGATGCCCAAGATATTCTTGGCGAGCTTGAGGGCGAGAGTTGGGAAGGCCTTCCAGTTGGAACAGTTATGGGGCACATTCATTTGCATGTATCAGAATTACAGGAAACGGAAGAATTTTATAACAAGTTAGGCTTTGATGTAATAAGTCGACTCGGACAGCAGGCTCTTTTTATGTCTACTGGCAATTACCATCACCACATAGGGCTAAACACATGGACTGGGGTTGGTGCTCCCGCCTCGTCAGAGAAAAGTGTCGGTTTGACTTCGTTTTCCCTCGTATTTCCAAGTGAAAAGGCTAGAGGAAGAGTAGTCGAACAAGTACAGGGCTTAGGATATGAAGTTCTAAAAGAGCATGGTATTTTTGTTACGAAAGATCCTTCCGGAAATTCCGTTAAGTTATCAGTTTAA
- a CDS encoding ABC transporter permease — protein MEGIFAIWQRDITKFFRDKARLFGSFSMPILFLLIFGGGMSGTMENMLGGSMGGAAGGADFNYVEFVFPGIVAMTLLMTSIFSALSIIEDKDFGYMKEILVSPISRVSIAVGKMLGAATVATIQGIILFILIPFIGLSYDYMSLIQVIPFMFLLASALSGLGLLFASIIRSTQGFQMTVQILVMPMVFLSGALFPVNNMPAWMDFIVKINPITYGVDVMKKIMIDLDGLSSEVREAMGLNLSVFGRQVTIFEEILFILAFAIVLVLLATMSFKRANA, from the coding sequence ATGGAAGGGATCTTCGCTATTTGGCAACGAGATATAACGAAGTTTTTCCGAGACAAGGCTAGGTTGTTTGGCTCCTTTTCGATGCCCATCCTCTTCTTGTTAATCTTCGGTGGAGGAATGAGTGGCACGATGGAAAATATGTTGGGCGGAAGTATGGGAGGAGCAGCAGGTGGAGCCGACTTCAACTATGTAGAGTTTGTTTTTCCAGGTATTGTAGCAATGACTTTATTGATGACCTCCATCTTCTCCGCGTTATCGATCATTGAAGATAAGGATTTCGGATACATGAAGGAAATTCTTGTTTCCCCGATCTCGCGTGTGAGCATTGCCGTGGGGAAAATGCTTGGAGCAGCAACGGTTGCAACCATTCAAGGGATTATCCTATTTATACTCATTCCATTCATTGGATTATCCTATGATTATATGTCGCTTATTCAAGTGATTCCGTTTATGTTTTTGCTTGCCAGTGCATTATCCGGTTTAGGGTTATTATTCGCTAGTATAATTCGATCCACTCAAGGCTTTCAAATGACTGTGCAAATTCTCGTCATGCCGATGGTCTTCCTCTCTGGTGCCTTGTTTCCGGTTAACAACATGCCTGCCTGGATGGACTTCATCGTCAAAATAAACCCGATCACTTATGGAGTCGATGTCATGAAAAAAATCATGATTGATCTTGATGGTCTCTCTTCAGAAGTACGTGAAGCTATGGGACTGAACTTATCCGTCTTTGGAAGACAAGTGACAATTTTTGAAGAAATCTTATTTATTCTTGCCTTTGCTATTGTACTCGTCCTGCTCGCGACTATGAGTTTTAAAAGGGCGAATGCCTAG
- a CDS encoding ATP-binding cassette domain-containing protein: MEPVISVSDLRKTYKKVDAVKGINFEVDEGEIFGFLGPNGAGKSTTINMICTMLAPSKGSIIINGFDVKRQKNRVRESIGIIFQENTLDGKLTANENLMLHCRFYQVPKAKRQQRIQEVLEIVDLVDKRKKRVETFSGGMKRRLEIARGLLHYPKVLFLDEPTVGLDPQTRAHLWEYILKLKEKEGITMFLTTHYLDEAEISDRVAIMDQGEIIAIDTPAALKDQLGGDIIELSTEDNQKALEEIHDKIDGAEVSLKDDTIHLKVSSSDAFISSFIKTLNIPITKLNIRKPTLNDVFLAFTGRKIGESNER; the protein is encoded by the coding sequence GTGGAACCAGTCATCTCAGTAAGTGATTTGAGGAAAACTTATAAAAAAGTCGATGCTGTGAAGGGGATTAATTTCGAAGTGGATGAAGGGGAAATTTTCGGCTTTCTCGGTCCCAATGGAGCGGGGAAAAGTACTACGATCAACATGATTTGTACAATGTTGGCACCGAGTAAGGGAAGCATTATAATCAACGGGTTTGATGTGAAGAGGCAGAAGAACAGGGTACGGGAAAGTATTGGTATTATTTTTCAGGAAAATACATTGGATGGGAAACTAACAGCCAATGAAAATCTCATGCTTCACTGTCGGTTCTATCAAGTACCAAAGGCCAAACGACAACAGCGCATTCAAGAGGTGCTGGAAATCGTTGACTTGGTAGATAAACGAAAGAAGCGGGTGGAAACCTTCTCTGGTGGAATGAAACGGCGCCTGGAGATTGCCCGAGGACTGCTCCACTATCCCAAGGTGTTGTTTCTTGATGAGCCAACGGTCGGCCTTGATCCGCAAACACGTGCGCACTTATGGGAATATATTTTAAAACTGAAAGAAAAAGAGGGGATCACGATGTTTTTGACCACTCATTATTTAGATGAGGCAGAAATTAGCGATCGAGTTGCTATTATGGATCAAGGTGAGATTATTGCTATCGACACACCTGCCGCATTAAAAGATCAACTTGGCGGTGATATCATTGAATTATCTACGGAAGATAATCAGAAAGCATTGGAAGAGATACATGACAAAATTGACGGCGCCGAAGTTTCTCTTAAAGATGACACAATCCACCTGAAGGTTTCGAGCAGTGATGCCTTTATTTCTTCATTTATTAAAACTTTAAATATACCTATTACTAAATTAAACATCCGCAAACCGACACTTAATGATGTATTCTTAGCGTTTACTGGCAGGAAAATTGGTGAATCAAATGAACGATAA
- a CDS encoding MarR family winged helix-turn-helix transcriptional regulator, with amino-acid sequence MIRNGVIIIVQEPLDTSKLVEETLSVIPLMAKKIFGPIHVLQDSDLHHTHFHILNIIADAGSIRTTEIGKKLAIRKSNLTPLLNKLITKKFILRIRDNQDRRVIYIEVTEEGKNFLAEKKGILQEEVKERLAKLDLEDQRKLQEAVFNLNSVLEKLTE; translated from the coding sequence TTGATTCGAAATGGAGTGATCATCATAGTACAAGAGCCGTTAGATACGAGTAAGTTAGTAGAAGAGACTTTGTCCGTCATTCCACTGATGGCAAAAAAAATATTTGGGCCCATTCACGTTTTGCAAGATTCTGATTTGCACCATACTCATTTTCACATCCTCAATATTATTGCAGATGCAGGTTCAATTCGTACAACAGAGATCGGAAAAAAGTTAGCAATCAGAAAATCAAACTTGACGCCTTTACTTAATAAGTTGATAACAAAAAAATTCATTTTGAGAATAAGAGATAACCAAGATCGTCGAGTTATTTATATAGAAGTAACAGAAGAGGGAAAAAATTTTTTAGCAGAAAAAAAAGGAATTCTTCAAGAAGAGGTAAAGGAGCGGTTAGCAAAACTAGATTTAGAGGATCAAAGAAAGTTGCAAGAAGCAGTATTCAATCTTAATTCTGTATTGGAGAAGTTAACGGAATAA
- a CDS encoding 4Fe-4S binding protein — translation MNCLFSVPGISVVEEGLDQFLIDPNICIDCGACVAACR, via the coding sequence ATGAATTGTCTTTTTAGTGTGCCCGGCATATCTGTGGTTGAAGAGGGCCTTGATCAATTTCTTATTGACCCGAATATTTGTATTGATTGCGGTGCTTGTGTCGCTGCTTGCCGGTAG
- a CDS encoding SDR family oxidoreductase: MKVLVVGANGQIGKHLVSFIQNNDNLEAKAMIRKQEQVSFFEDLGAETAVVDLEQDIETIAKAAEGVDAVVFTAGSGPHTGPDKTILIDLDGAVKTIEAAKFAGVKRFIMISSFDTSREAILAASSSFAPYVTAKHYADEWLKRADLDYTIIHPGLLTNGEGTGQVEAAYEVDRAEIPREDVARVIVASLENEATIGKEFQVVSGTKLIKEAITSI, from the coding sequence TTGAAAGTTCTTGTAGTTGGAGCAAATGGTCAAATTGGAAAACATCTCGTTTCATTTATTCAGAATAACGATAACCTGGAAGCGAAAGCCATGATTCGTAAGCAGGAGCAAGTCTCCTTTTTTGAAGATTTAGGTGCGGAAACCGCAGTGGTAGATTTGGAACAGGACATCGAAACGATTGCAAAAGCGGCTGAGGGAGTGGATGCGGTCGTGTTTACTGCAGGTTCTGGGCCACACACAGGACCTGACAAAACCATTTTAATTGATTTGGACGGTGCCGTAAAAACCATTGAAGCAGCTAAATTTGCTGGAGTAAAACGGTTTATCATGATTAGTTCGTTTGACACGAGCCGTGAAGCGATCCTGGCTGCTTCATCGTCCTTTGCACCATATGTTACAGCAAAGCATTATGCGGATGAGTGGTTGAAGAGAGCGGATTTGGATTATACGATTATCCATCCTGGCCTGCTGACAAATGGTGAAGGAACCGGTCAAGTAGAGGCTGCATACGAAGTGGACAGAGCTGAAATTCCTAGAGAAGATGTGGCACGTGTCATCGTTGCCAGCTTAGAAAATGAGGCAACGATCGGCAAGGAATTTCAGGTAGTGAGTGGGACGAAGCTTATTAAGGAAGCAATAACCTCTATCTAA
- a CDS encoding fructose bisphosphate aldolase yields the protein MNNKQFDKIKNGKGFIAALDQSGGSTPKALAAYGVPEDSYSGEDEMFDLVHQMRTRIITSPAFNSDHILGAILFEQTMDREIEGKYTADYLADKGIVPFLKVDKGLAEKENGVQLMKPINNLDETLRRANERNIFGTKMRSVIHEPNSSGIKAVVEQQFEVGKRIIASNLIPIIEPEVNIQSEDKEKSEEILRDEIIKHLNDLSEGENVMLKLTIPTKANAYKELIEHPRVVRVVALSGGYSRAEANEKLKENDGLIASFSRALSADLNANQSEEEFNTALKNAVDSIYDASVNKK from the coding sequence ATGAACAACAAACAATTCGATAAAATAAAGAACGGAAAAGGATTCATCGCTGCACTCGACCAAAGTGGCGGAAGCACACCGAAAGCATTAGCAGCTTACGGTGTGCCGGAAGACTCTTATTCTGGTGAGGATGAAATGTTTGATTTGGTCCACCAAATGCGGACCAGAATCATCACGTCTCCAGCATTTAATTCCGATCATATCCTTGGCGCCATCCTATTCGAGCAGACGATGGACCGCGAAATCGAAGGCAAATATACAGCGGATTACCTTGCGGATAAAGGAATTGTCCCTTTCCTCAAAGTGGATAAAGGACTAGCCGAAAAGGAAAACGGTGTACAGCTCATGAAACCGATTAATAATTTGGATGAGACATTAAGACGTGCTAACGAACGGAACATTTTCGGTACCAAAATGCGCTCCGTCATCCATGAACCAAATTCAAGCGGGATTAAGGCTGTTGTGGAACAACAATTCGAAGTCGGAAAACGCATCATCGCTTCTAACCTCATCCCGATCATTGAGCCGGAAGTCAATATTCAGAGTGAGGATAAAGAAAAATCCGAGGAAATCCTGCGTGATGAAATTATTAAACACTTAAATGACTTATCAGAAGGCGAAAACGTGATGCTGAAACTCACGATTCCAACTAAAGCCAATGCCTATAAAGAATTGATTGAGCACCCGCGCGTTGTTCGGGTCGTCGCTCTCTCAGGCGGATATTCTCGTGCAGAAGCGAACGAGAAGTTGAAAGAAAATGATGGTCTCATCGCGAGCTTCTCCCGAGCGCTGTCTGCTGACCTAAATGCCAATCAATCTGAAGAAGAGTTTAATACCGCATTGAAAAATGCTGTCGATTCCATTTACGATGCTTCTGTGAATAAAAAATAG
- a CDS encoding YehS family protein, which produces MDNNDILIRLRYALDIKDKDMIEIFELGGVDLTKEEVLKVLTKSDDSSDDDHDYNGDITENEEHIKCTNSMLESFLNGMIVFKRGQQDPKPGQPNKPDRSIKNHSSVNNVMLKKVKIALKLTSEDIIDTLDEAGVTITKGELSALLRKEGHKNYKECGDRYARNFLKGLTIKYRG; this is translated from the coding sequence ATGGATAATAATGATATATTAATTAGATTAAGATATGCCTTAGATATAAAAGATAAAGATATGATAGAAATATTTGAACTTGGTGGCGTTGACCTCACAAAAGAAGAAGTGTTAAAGGTACTCACTAAGTCGGATGATAGTTCCGATGATGACCATGACTATAATGGTGATATAACAGAAAACGAGGAGCATATAAAATGCACGAATAGTATGTTAGAGTCGTTTTTAAATGGCATGATTGTTTTTAAAAGAGGACAACAGGATCCAAAACCTGGACAACCGAATAAACCTGACCGGTCTATAAAGAACCATTCAAGTGTTAATAACGTCATGTTAAAAAAAGTAAAAATAGCACTAAAATTAACGAGTGAGGATATAATCGATACTTTGGATGAAGCAGGAGTCACGATAACAAAAGGGGAATTAAGCGCGTTATTGAGAAAAGAAGGGCATAAGAATTATAAAGAGTGCGGTGATCGGTACGCCAGGAATTTCTTAAAAGGATTAACTATAAAATATAGAGGATAA
- the blaI gene encoding penicillinase repressor BlaI, with translation MTKKIPNISESEWEVMHVLWKKAPQTANEVISSLQEQTDWKPKTVRTLLDRLSRKKVIGVNKELRVYTFYPLYSQDECQRAEAQSFIQRIYGGTLKSMLVQFIEEDSLSEEDIKELRSMLDEKPKKRESKDED, from the coding sequence ATGACAAAGAAAATCCCGAATATTTCCGAATCAGAATGGGAAGTTATGCATGTGCTGTGGAAAAAGGCTCCACAAACGGCCAATGAAGTTATATCCTCCTTGCAGGAGCAGACGGATTGGAAGCCGAAAACCGTACGAACTCTTTTGGATCGTCTTTCTCGTAAAAAAGTGATCGGTGTCAATAAAGAGTTAAGGGTCTATACTTTTTACCCGCTCTATTCGCAAGATGAGTGTCAGCGCGCTGAGGCACAGTCATTTATTCAGCGAATTTATGGCGGAACGTTAAAGTCGATGCTGGTTCAGTTCATTGAAGAGGATTCTTTGTCAGAAGAGGATATTAAAGAATTACGTTCGATGTTGGATGAAAAACCTAAAAAAAGGGAATCCAAAGATGAAGATTAG